One stretch of Diorhabda carinulata isolate Delta chromosome 5, icDioCari1.1, whole genome shotgun sequence DNA includes these proteins:
- the LOC130893727 gene encoding uncharacterized protein LOC130893727 — MNTLWVLEVIFISILFGEVLCLKNVLLTINPRVVQRGSSSTLHCSYHLQDEALYSVKWYRGRYEFYRFTPSEEPNSKKIFSFKGINVDKSASTSQQVVLRDIDFNLSGNFTCEVTTDASHPTTGFDTKAMLVVQIPEFSPTISVSGEPLDYGDILRANCSCSPSRPKTELTFLLNNQTVAKSEPLQPHQYHESAWSDLHLEIQLEEQHFDDGRLILRCVAVIESVYHEEAVLKLGSVRDPVPERVSAYNKATTTSHLLKLHTVVIVNILLLALS, encoded by the exons aAGTTTTGTGCCTAAAAAACGTCCTGTTGACAATCAATCCTCGAGTGGTGCAACGGGGATCAAGTTCTACGCTACACTGTTCTTATCATCTCCAAGACGAAGCGTTATATTCAGTAAAATGGTATAGAGGGCGTTACGAATTCTACCGCTTCACGCCTAGCGAAGAACCcaacagcaaaaaaatttttagtttcaaagGAATAAATGTAGAT AAAAGCGCATCGACTTCACAACAAGTTGTTCTTCGTGATATCGATTTCAATTTATCTGGAAACTTCACGTGTGAAGTAACAACAGATGCTTCACATCCAACAACTGGATTCGATACGAAAGCTATGTTAGTAGTTC AAATACCCGAGTTTTCTCCAACAATTAGCGTGTCTGGTGAACCGTTAGACTACGGGGATATATTAAGGGCTAATTGTTCCTGTTCACCCTCACGTCCAAAAACAGAATTGACATTTCTACTTAATAATCAAACG GTAGCTAAGAGCGAACCTTTACAACCCCACCAATACCACGAATCTGCGTGGAGCGATCTCCATTTAGAAATCCAATTGGAGGAACAACATTTCGACGATGGTAGATTGATACTCCGGTGCGTCGCCGTCATCGAAAGTGTTTATCACGAAGAGGCTGTGCTCAAATTAGGAAGTGTACGTGATCCCGTCCCAGAAAGAG ttagtGCGTACAATAAAGCGACCACAACTTCACATCTTCTCAAATTACATACAGTGGTgattgtcaatattttattattagctTTAAGTTaa